The Sphingobacteriales bacterium nucleotide sequence ATTGTTATAACCTAAACGCCACTCTGTACCTATGCTCCATCTAGTATTTTGAAGCATCATCATTCCATCGTTTCCGTTACTTGCAAAATCGTTTTCTGCCATAAAATGAAATTTTCTATCATCTGCAAAAAGTTTGCGTTTTGCTAATTTTGGATTTGGAATTAATGGATTTGGTGCTTGGTTTTCATAACTAAATACTCTTCCCATTCCGCTCATCATATGGTAAAGTATATGACAATGGAAAAACCAATCGCCTTCTGCATTAGCATTAAATTCTAAAGTATCAGTTTCCATTGGCATAATGTCCACAACATTTTTTAATGGTGCATTTTCTCCTTGTCCATTTAGCAAACGAAAGTCGTGACCATGTAAGTGCATTGGATGACGCATCATAGAACCATTGTATAAAACTATTCTTACATTTTCTCCTTTTTTTATTAAAATTTTATCTACTTCTGATACTACTTTATTATCCAAACTCCAAACATATCTATTCATATTGCCTGTGAGTTCAAATTTTAATTCTTTTACTGGTGCGTCTTTTGGAAGTGATGTATTAGTGGTTGATTTCAACATTGCATAGTTTAGCGTTACAATATCACCTAATGCATTTGCATTATATCGATTTGAGTCATTGTCCATATCCATACCTTTCATTGTCTTATCTTTCTTCTTAATTGCTTCGCCTGTAATTTCAGGATACATTACCACATTCATATCCATTTGGTTCAGACTCATTTTCATTCCCATATCATCAAGTTTCCCACTCATTTTCATCATATCATTCATCATCTTCATACCTTCAAAATATTTTAATTTTGGTAGAGATGACTTTAATTGTTTGATTCCATTTCCGATATAGTATGATGCTGAATTTGTTCTATCTTCAGTTGTTACTAAGAATTCATAAGCTGTGTTTTCTGCTGGAATGGTAACAACAACATCGTATGTTTCTGATACAGCAATAATTAATCTATCTACTTCCACTGGTTCTACATCATTACCATCGTTGGCTACAACAGTAATTTTTCCGCCAGCATAAGTGAGCCAAAAATAGGATGATGCACCACCATTAGAAATTCGTAGACGCACCTTATCTCCTGCTTTTAATTCTTTTCCGTCAATACTCTTTATTTCTGTGTTAGGATTTCCATTTATCAATATCTTCTCATAATACACATCACTTACGTCCATTGCAAGCATTCGCTTCCATTCATTTTTTAGTTTTGTTTTAAAACTTCCAGCTTTTATTGCCTCTGCATAACTTTGTACGGAATTCTTTTTCAATGCTGGATAGTCATTGGCATTGTGCAACATTCTATGAACATTTTCTGGTTTTATATTTGTCCATTCACTTAAAATTATTGGAATAGTTGGCAAATCATCAATACCTTTTCTAAATATATTATCATCTGATTTTTTAAGCATTATAAAATTGCCATACATTCCTATTTGTTCTTGCAATCCAGAATGTGAGTGATACCAATGTGTTCCATTTTGTATAATTGGAAATCTATAAATATGTGTAGTATTTGGTTTAATTGGCATTTGAGTAAGATTGGGTACACCATCTTCCTTATTAGGCAAAAACAAACCATGCCAGTGCAAAGAAGTTTCTTCTTTGAGTAAATTATGCACGTGAATTTCTGCTGTATCTCCTTCTGTAAATACTAAAGTTGGCATTGGTATTTGTCCGTTTACAGCAATAGCATGTTTTTCTTTTCCAGCAAAATTTACAATTGTATCTTTTACATAAAGATCGTATCGAACTACTTTTTGTGCATACATAATTTGAGTTACGCTAAGCAATAATACTATAGGTAACAGTTTTCTTAAAAGTTTATTTTGAATATCCATTTTATTTTTTCATTTCAAAATTATTTAAATGGCAAGCTTTAGCTTTCCTCTACTTTTTATTTTATAGTTTCTACTACTTTACCACAACTCAACATTTGTGAACCATAATATGGGTTTTTTACTACATTTTCTTTGCTTATCCAGTTGGCTCCATTACCATCATTATACATTGGGCAATGTTGATAATAAACTGGTTTTTCTAGATTTGAAGCTTTCATCAATGTATACATATTTTTTGATAGTGCCATAAAATAGTCTCTTTGTTTTGAAACATCTTTAGTAGCTGAAATATTTTTTGAATCTGTTGCTAAAGCTTTCATTACTTTCATCCAAATTGTATGTTCTTCTGCGCCTAGTTTTTCCATTTTTACTGCATTTATTGCTGTGTTTAGTTCTTTTGCATTAGCTGATGCTTTACTGCCATCTGTTTTTACTAAGGCATCTTTTAGTATAAAATAGTTATCAAAAACGGCTTTTAATTGTGGTACTTCTTGAACTGGCGCAATTGGTTCTACTTGGTTGTGAGCTGAATGGTCTTCTTTTACTTCTGTTTTCGCACTATCAACTTTTACAACGCTTATAGTAGTGTCTACATTAGAAATAGTTTCTTCCTTAATTTCAGTTTTTGCTACTCTTTCATATTGACAACAGTCTTTTAGTTTTGCATACACATCATCTGGTGCAAGAAATTGGTCGCTGTCGTATCCTGCTAGTGCAATTCTTTTTAGAATTTCGTCTTGATTGGTTTTTGTGCTATCAAAAGTAATTAAAGCTAATTTTGTGTCTTTGTTCCAATCTACAATAGTTGTGTTTTTAATATTGCCTGCTTTTTCTATGGTACTTTCGCACATTTCGCAATTTCCATATATTTTTACAGTTGCTATTTTTGCATTTTTGATTTTTGTATTGCATGCTGTAATTGATAATGATATACTCAGCATTATTAATAAAATTCTTGATTTCATTTTAATAAAATTTAGGTGTTTAAAAATAAAAGTTTGTTTTGTGTAATTGTATTATTTGATCTGATATGAACAGACCATTGGCT carries:
- a CDS encoding multicopper oxidase domain-containing protein; translated protein: MDIQNKLLRKLLPIVLLLSVTQIMYAQKVVRYDLYVKDTIVNFAGKEKHAIAVNGQIPMPTLVFTEGDTAEIHVHNLLKEETSLHWHGLFLPNKEDGVPNLTQMPIKPNTTHIYRFPIIQNGTHWYHSHSGLQEQIGMYGNFIMLKKSDDNIFRKGIDDLPTIPIILSEWTNIKPENVHRMLHNANDYPALKKNSVQSYAEAIKAGSFKTKLKNEWKRMLAMDVSDVYYEKILINGNPNTEIKSIDGKELKAGDKVRLRISNGGASSYFWLTYAGGKITVVANDGNDVEPVEVDRLIIAVSETYDVVVTIPAENTAYEFLVTTEDRTNSASYYIGNGIKQLKSSLPKLKYFEGMKMMNDMMKMSGKLDDMGMKMSLNQMDMNVVMYPEITGEAIKKKDKTMKGMDMDNDSNRYNANALGDIVTLNYAMLKSTTNTSLPKDAPVKELKFELTGNMNRYVWSLDNKVVSEVDKILIKKGENVRIVLYNGSMMRHPMHLHGHDFRLLNGQGENAPLKNVVDIMPMETDTLEFNANAEGDWFFHCHILYHMMSGMGRVFSYENQAPNPLIPNPKLAKRKLFADDRKFHFMAENDFASNGNDGMMMLQNTRWSIGTEWRLGYNNMHGYEIGTHIGRYVGRMQWFMPFVGFDYRYRKMGMDEREKNIFGQTNKKDNRIAASIGFNYTLPMLIVFQAEIFHDGIVRLQLMREDIPISKRLRLGFMVNTDKEYMVDLSYIINRFLRVRTHYDSDMGFGAGLSLNY
- a CDS encoding DUF3347 domain-containing protein, translated to MKSRILLIMLSISLSITACNTKIKNAKIATVKIYGNCEMCESTIEKAGNIKNTTIVDWNKDTKLALITFDSTKTNQDEILKRIALAGYDSDQFLAPDDVYAKLKDCCQYERVAKTEIKEETISNVDTTISVVKVDSAKTEVKEDHSAHNQVEPIAPVQEVPQLKAVFDNYFILKDALVKTDGSKASANAKELNTAINAVKMEKLGAEEHTIWMKVMKALATDSKNISATKDVSKQRDYFMALSKNMYTLMKASNLEKPVYYQHCPMYNDGNGANWISKENVVKNPYYGSQMLSCGKVVETIK